In Arachis hypogaea cultivar Tifrunner chromosome 17, arahy.Tifrunner.gnm2.J5K5, whole genome shotgun sequence, a single window of DNA contains:
- the LOC112766720 gene encoding uncharacterized protein, producing the protein MDKLYLYGLSHLFMTVFLHNFSTHMVIPAITDVTMAALCPGEDECSLAIYLTGFQQAMVGLGTLVMMPLLGNLSDKYGRKTIITLPMILTIIPIGILSYSRTKEFFYVYYVFKILISMVCDGSVPCLALAYVADNVTEGRRATAFGILSGIGSAAFVCGTLSTRFLSAAQTFQVSTLVAVIAAVYMLVFLRDSIIDENNLSTPILTAEKPAATKIEAKPKSNVQLFQALRSLQDLASFLTGSLTITQAAIVAFFSNLADAGLHGSMLYYLKAQFHFDKNQFADLMVISGVTGTVSQLVLMPILAPILGEARLLSIGLFFGCIHMFLYSIAWSSWVPYASAMFSIVYVFAQPCIRSIVSKQAGSHEQGRAQGCISGICSVAHIASPLVFSPLTALFLSEKAPFNFPGFSIMCIGFASMISFAQSLMVKVVPTILS; encoded by the exons atggaTAAATTGTATTTGTATGGGTTGAGCCACCTCTTTATGACGGTTTTTCTTCATAACTTCTCCACTCATATGGTAATACCAGCCATCACGGATGTAACCATGGCGGCACTCTGTCCCGGAGAGGATGAATGCTCCCTTGCCATCTACCTCACTGGTTTTCAACAAGCG ATGGTAGGACTTGGAACGCTTGTGATGATGCCACTCCTGGGTAATCTCTCAGATAAATATGGGAGGAAGACCATTATCACACTGCCCATGATCCTCACAATTATTCCAATAG GTATATTATCTTATAGCAGGACGAAAGAATTTTTCTACGTATACTATGTCTTTAAGATTCTCATTTCCATGGTTTGCGACGGAAGCGTTCCTTGCCTCGCCCTGGCTTATGTG GCAGATAACGTAACAGAAGGTCGACGCGCCACCGCGTTTGGGATTCTTTCGGGAATAGGCTCCGCCGCCTTCGTCTGCGGCACTCTTTCAACTCGCTTCCTCTCTGCTGCCCAAACTTTCCAG GTTTCCACTCTTGTGGCGGTGATTGCAGCAGTGTACATGTTAGTTTTCCTTCGGGATTCGATTATCGATGAGAATAATCTTTCTACCCCAATCCTTACGGCAGAAAAGCCCGCCGCCACTAAAATTGAAGCAAAACCGAAAAGCAATGTGCAACTGTTTCAAGCTTTGCGATCTCTGCAAGACCTAGCTTCCTTCCTCACTGGCAG CTTGACTATTACTCAAGCAGCAATTGTTGCGTTCTTCAGCAACCTTGCAGATGCTGGTCTTCATGGTTCAATGCTg TATTACTTAAAGGCTCAGTTTCATTTTGACAAGAATCAGTTTGCTGACTTGATGGTCATTTCTGGGGTTACAGGGACTGTGTCACAG CTTGTTCTTATGCCCATTTTGGCCCCAATTCTGGGAGAGGCAAGACTTCTTTCAATTGGACTGTTTTTCGGCTGTATTCAT ATGTTCCTTTACAGCATAGCATGGTCCTCGTGG GTTCCTTATGCTTCTGCCATGTTCTCAATAGTATACGTTTTTGCACAGCCCTGT ATACGGAGCATAGTCTCTAAACAAGCTGGTTCTCATGAGCAG GGAAGGGCTCAGGGTTGCATTTCGGGCATATGTTCAGTTGCACATATTGCTTCTCCCTTGGTTTTCTCTCCATTGACGG CTCTTTTCCTATCTGAAAAGGCACCTTTTAATTTTCCTGGCTTCAGCATAATGTGCATTGGATTTGCTTCG ATGATATCTTTTGCTCAAAGTCTGATGGTGAAAGTGGTTCCTACCATTTTGAGTTGA
- the LOC112766895 gene encoding phospholipase D delta, translated as MVTESKSDTVVYLHGDLDLRIIEARYLPNMDMLSERFRRFFSALNTCTASITGRKKTEKRHRHGKIITSDPYVTVCIAGATVARTRVIANSQNPTWNEHFKIPLAHQATELEFYIKDNDMFGADLIGVAFVSADKILSGETVSSWFPIIGTSGRPPKPNCAVKLEMKFTKCEDSPLYRSNIAPEPNRFAVPDTYFPIRHGGSVTLYQDAHVPDSMLPEIGLDDGVEFQQGKCWEDICHSILEAHHLVYIVGWSIYDKVKLVREPTRPLPSGGDLSLGELLKYKSQEGVRVLMLVWDDKTSHNKFFIHTDGVMQTHDEETRRFFKHSSVTCVLSPRYASSKLSIFRQQVVGTLFTHHQKCVIVDTQGQGNHRKITAFIGGLDLCDGRYDTPEHRIVRDLDTVFQNDHHNPTFSAGVKCPRQAWHDLHCKIEGPAVYDILTNFEQRWRKAARWSELGKKIKRVSYWQDDSLIKLERISWILSPSESVPNDHPDLWISKEDDPQNWNVQVFRSIDSGSVKGFPKDVLEAENQNLVCAKNLVIDKSIQTAYIHAIRSAQHFIYIENQYFIGSSFAWPSYKEAGADNLIPMELALKIVSKIRSKERFTVYIVIPMFPEGVPSSVAMQEILFWQGQTMQMMYDIIARELKAANLEDSHPQDYLNFYCLGNRENLTEVPNSNASVISNTSETVASSKYNRFMVYVHAKGMVVDDEYVILGSANINQRSMAGSRDTEIAMGAYQPHHTWAKKQRHPHGHVYGYRMSLWAEHMGYIDECFKEPETLECVQIVNKIAEENWNKYTADSFAPMQGHLMKYPVRVDANGKVSCLPGFETFPDVGGKVLGSRSTLPSALTT; from the exons ATGGTGACGGAGTCGAAATCCGACACCGTGGTGTACCTCCATGGAGACCTCGATCTTCGGATCATTGAGGCTCGTTACCTCCCCAACATGGACATGCTCTCGGAGCGCTTCCGCAGATTCTTCTCTGCTCTAAACACATGCACCGCCTCCATCACCGGCAGGAAGAAGACCGAGAAGAGACACCGCCACGGAAAGATCATCACCAGCGACCCTTACGTCACCGTCTGCATCGCCGGCGCCACCGTGGCTCGAACCCGCGTCATTGCTAACTCTCAGAACCCTACCTGGAACGAGCATTTCAAGATCCCTCTGGCTCACCAGGCCACGGAGCTGGAATTTTACATCAAAGATAACGACATGTTCGGCGCAGACTTGATCGGAGTCGCATTCGTCTCCGCGGATAAGATCTTATCCGGCGAAACCGTCAGCAGCTGGTTCCCGATTATCGGCACCTCCGGTAGGCCTCCGAAACCTAATTGCGCGGTTAAGCTCGAGATGAAATTCACGAAATGCGAGGATTCTCCTCTGTACAGATCCAACATTGCACCAGAACCTAATCGGTTCGCCGTTCCGGATACGTATTTTCCGATTCGGCATGGAGGTTCGGTGACTCTGTACCAGGACGCGCACGTGCCGGATTCGATGCTGCCAGAGATTGGATTGGATGATGGAGTTGAGTTTCAGCAAGGTAAGTGCTGGGAAGATATCTGCCATTCGATCTTGGAGGCCCATCATTTGGTATACATTGTGGGTTGGTCCATTTACGATAAGGTGAAGCTCGTTAGAGAGCCCACTAGGCCTTTACCCAGCGGTGGAGATTTGAGCCTCGGTGAGTTGCTCAAGTACAAGTCTCAAGAAGGCGTTAGGGTCTTAATGTTGGTCTGGGATGACAAGACTTCGCACAATAAATTCTTCATTCACACG GATGGAGTAATGCAAACTCATGACGAAGAAACTCGAAGGTTCTTCAAGCATTCTTCAGTAACATGTGTGCTGTCACCTCGATATGCCAGCAGTAAGCTTAGCATTTTCAGGCAGCAG GTTGTTGGAACACTCTTCACGCATCATCAAAAATGTGTAATAGTTGATACTCAAGGACAGGGAAACCATAGAAAGATAACCGCATTTATAGGTGGTCTAGATCTTTGTGATGGGCGTTATGATACACCTGAGCACAGGATTGTCCGAGATCTTGACACTGTTTTTCAGAATGATCATCATAATCCTACATTTTCT GCAGGAGTCAAGTGTCCAAGGCAAGCATGGCATGACTTACATTGCAAAATTGAGGGTCCTGCTGTGTATGATATACTCACTAATTTTGAGCAGCGCTGGAGAAAAGCCGCTAGATGGTCTGAGTTGGGTAAAAAAATCAAGAGAGTATCGTATTGGCAAGATGATTCTCTCATCAAGTTGGAACGCATTTCTTGGATTCTCAGTCCTTCTGAGTCAGTTCCAAATGATCATCCTGACTTGTGGATTTCCAAGGAAGATGACCCCCAAAATTGGAACGTTCAG GTTTTTCGATCTATTGACTCTGGCTCAGTGAAAGGGTTTCCTAAGGATGTACTCGAAGCTGAGAATCAG AACCTCGTTTGTGCAAAAAATTTGGTGATTGACAAGAGTATTCAGACAGCATACATACATGCGATAAGATCTGCACAACATTTTATTTATATCGAGAATCAATATTTCATCGGATCATCCTTTGCATGGCCATCCTACAAAGAAGCAG GTGCTGATAACCTAATTCCTATGGAGTTAGCACTGAAGATAGTTAGTAAGATTAGATCCAAGGAGAGATTTACAGTTTATATTGTCATCCCAATGTTTCCTGAAGGTGTCCCTTCTTCTGTGGCAATGCAAGAGATTCTGTTTTGGCAG GGACAAACTATGCAGATGATGTATGACATCATAGCTCGGGAGTTAAAAGCTGCAAACCTTGAAGACAGCCATCCACAAGACTACCTGAACTTTTACTGTCTTGGAAACAGGGAGAATTTAACTGAAGTTCCAAACTCAAATGCTTCTGTGATTTCGAATACTAGCGAAACG GTTGCATCTTCCAAGTACAACCGTTTTATGGTTTATGTACATGCGAAAGGAATGGTTGTGGATGATGAATATGTTATACTCGGATCGGCCAACATTAATCAACGATCAATGGCTGGATCGAGAGATACAGAGATCGCAATGGGTGCATATCAACCCCATCATACATGGGCTAAGAAACAGAGGCATCCACATGGTCATGTATATGGGTACAGAATGTCTTTATGGGCGGAACACATGGGTTACATCGATGAATGCTTCAAGGAGCCTGAAACTTTGGAATGCGTCCAAATTGTGAACAAGATTGCTGAAGAGAACTGGAATAAGTATACAGCTGATTCTTTTGCACCAATGCAAGGGCACCTAATGAAATATCCTGTAAGAGTAGATGCAAATGGCAAGGTCAGCTGCTTACCCGGTtttgagactttcccagatgttGGTGGCAAAGTACTTGGCTCACGCTCAACCCTTCCCTCTGCTCTAACAACATAG